In the Paralichthys olivaceus isolate ysfri-2021 chromosome 17, ASM2471397v2, whole genome shotgun sequence genome, one interval contains:
- the LOC138405303 gene encoding eukaryotic translation initiation factor 4 gamma 1-like → MSTSTRLDSEPRPSEQIQRKVIPWKVTADLKLHKAENPWESSVRTGVHSCAKPENDPEQVKTQVVFKLFRGILNRVTPEKLDILVNQVTELDIDTKERLSGVVELTFEKAISEPSFSRVYAKMCQSLKMLTVHTPDGLKVTFNKLLLLRCQKEFEKDKDDNEILKKKQEELEAASGDQEKKQLTEELEEIKYKAKRESVSNLKFLGELYKLKMLTDGIACDCIAKLLKDNDEVSLECLCTLVSAIGKQLELGIRKTCLDKCFDQMKQIVTVKSTSNRICFMLQDVLELRLNKWVPRHKDQGPKTIGEIRKEANLEGQRFNQQPHRRDNRWFNQQPDRRDNQRFNQQPDRRDNQRFNQQPDRRDNQRFNQQPDRRDNQRFNQQPDRRDNQRFNQQPDRRDNREFNQQSDGRDNRQLNQQSDRQRGQQFNQQPDRQVGRWYQHHSTFNSTKPSLTEEQLEKKSSAIIKEYLNINDMKEALQCVQELKSTQLLFLFVRKGLEYTLDRNATTRECMGLLLHQLIKSGILPPEQYCKGLQGIIEETEDLAIDIPKIWLYLSELLTPMLLEGGIPMGVLFREISKPLIPLGTAGVLLVHILNGLCKAMSREKAGIMWKEAGLRWKDFLPEDEDVHKFVTEKNVEFTLDKETKESQKKKLSSAEQKKELDTLIQDKADNHTIADWIENNLDEQQTSSNTFIRTLTTCICQSTIISDENYYIVDHDLMRQRATLLKKYLHDEEKQLQALSALQVLMVQMDHPSQLLRMFFDCLYDFDVITIRTYYKWELNKNPGEQQGKDVALQSVTNFFAWLHDLKAANR, encoded by the exons ATGTCAACTAGTACGAGATTAGATAGTGAACCACGTCCCTCTGAGCAGATCCAGAGGAAAGTCATCCCCTGGAAAGTGACAGCAGACTTGAAGCTGCACAAGGCTGAGAACCCCTGGGAGTCTTCAGTGAGGACAGGTGTTCACAGCTGCGCAAAGCCAGAGAACGATCCAGAGCAGGTCAAGACCCAAGTGGTGTTCAAACTGTTCCGCGGCATCCTTAACAGAGTGACCCCCGAAAAGTTAGATATCCTGGTGAATCAGGTGACTGAACTCGACATCGACACCAAGGAGAGGCTGAGCGGAGTCGTAGAGCTCACCTTCGAAAAGGCCATCTCAGAGCCAAGTTTTTCAAGGGTCTATGCCAAAATGTGCCAAAGCCTCAAGATG ctCACAGTCCACACCCCAGATGGACTGAAAGTCACTTTCAACAAGCTTCTGCTCCTACGTTGTCAAAAGGAgtttgagaaagacaaagatgacaatgaaatcctgaagaagaaacaggaggagctggaggctgcttCAGGG GAccaggagaagaagcagctcacTGAAGAGTtagaggagattaaatacaaggCCAAAAGGGAGTCTGTGAGTAACCTGAAGTTCCTCGGTGAGCTGTACAAACTTAAAATGCTCACAGATGGCATCGCGTGCGACTGCATTGCCAAGCTGCTCAAGGACAATGATGAGGTGTCCCTGGAGTGCCTGTGCACCCTAGTGTCTGCCATCGGCAAGCAGCTAGAACTTGGGATAAGAAAG ACTTGTTTGGACAAGTGTTTTGATCAGATGAAGCAGATTGTAACGGTGAAGAGTACCAGCAACAGGatctgcttcatgttgcagGATGTGCTTGAACTTCGACTT AACAAGTGGGTTCCCCGGCACAAGGACCAGGGCCCCAAGACCATTGGCGAGATCCGCAAAGAGGCTAATCTGGAGGGCCagcggttcaaccagcagccccACCGACGAGACAACCGatggttcaaccagcagcctgaccgacgggacaatcaacggttcaaccagcagcctgaccgacgggacaatcaacggttcaaccagcagcctgaccgacgggacaatcaacggttcaaccagcagcctgaccgacgggacaatcaacggttcaaccagcagcctgaccgacgggacaatcaacggttcaaccagcagcctgaccgacgggacaacAGAGAGTTCAATCAGCAGTCTGATGGACGGGACAACCGACAGTTAAACCAGCAGTCCGACCGACAGAGAGGCCAGcagttcaaccagcagcctgacagaCAAGTCGGTCGATGGTATCAGCACCACAGCACCTTCAACTCCACCAAGCCCAGTTTGACGGAGGAACAGCTTGAAAAGAAGTCCAGCGCCATCATCAAGGAGTACCTGAACATCAATGACATGAAG GAGGCGCTGCAGTGTGTGCAAGAGTTGAAGAGCACTCAGCTGCTATTCCTTTTCGTGAGAAAAGGGCTGGAGTACACGCTGGACCGCAACGCCACCACCAGGGAGTGCAtgggcctgctgctgcaccagctcaTAAAGAGTGGCATCCTCCCACCTGAGCAGTACTGTAAAGG GCTTCAGGGAATCATCGAGGAAACTGAGGACCTGGCAATAGATATCCCCAAAATCTGGCTGTACCTGTCAGAGCTGCTCACTCCCATGCTCCTTGAAGGTGGGATCCCAATGGGAGTGCTTTTCAG GGAGATTTCAAAGCCTCTGATCCCTCTGGGAACAGCTGGAGTCCTGCTGGTTCACATCCTCAATGGACTGTGCAAAGCAATG AGCCGTGAGAAGGCAGGTATAATGTGGAAGGAGGCCGGCCTCCGGTGGAAAGACTTCCTGCCCGAGGATGAAGACGTCCACAAGTttgtgacagaaaag AATGTGGAGTTCACTCTGGACAAGGAGACGAAGGAGagtcagaagaagaagctgagctCTGCAGAGCAGAAAAAGGAGCTGGACACACTGATTCAGGACAAGGCCGACAACCACACCATCGCTGATTGGATTGAG aacaACCTGGATGAGCAGCAGACCTCCTCCAACACGTTCATCAGAACTCTGACGACCTGCATCTGCCAGTCAACAATCATCT CTGATGAAAACTACTACATTGTGGACCACGATCTGATGAGACAGCGAGCCacactgctgaagaaatacctgcatgatgaggagaagcagctgcaggctctCTCTGCCCTGCAGGTCCTGATGGTGCAGATGGATCACCCTAGCC AGCTGCTGCGGATGTTCTTTGACTGTCTTTATGACTTCGACGTGATCACGATCAGGACGTACTACAAGTGGGAGTTAAACAAGAACCCCGGCGAGCAGCAAGGCAAAGACGTGGCCCTCCAGTCTGTTACTAACTTCTTCGCGTGGCTCCATGACTTGAAGGCTGCCAATCGCTGA